A segment of the Homoserinimonas aerilata genome:
AGGCGGAGGGCGCCGCGGTCGTGGTGCTCGACGAGGGCACCGTTCTCATGTCGGCGGCCGCGCCGAAGACGGCGGAGCTGCTCACCCGGCTCGGCTATGACGTCGTGACGGTGTCGATCGGCGAGTTCGAGAAGCTCGAGGGCTGCGTGACCTGCCTGTCGGTGCGGGTGCGCTGAGGCACCCGCGGGCGGCTCCTACAGCTGCCCAGACGGAGCAGCCCCTACGGGAGGAACGTCTCGAATTCGGGGATGTGCTTCAGGCTCAGGTATTTGACGGCGATGGTGGCGAGCTTGGTGGCCGCCTCCGCGTTGAAGTCGGTCCTGTAGGTGGGGAGTGCTGCGGTGATGCGCTCGTTCCACTGCGTCTGCGTGTAGGTGGTCACGATGGCCCGCACCTTGGTGGGGTTCTCGTTCGAGAACTCGATCGACTTGGTGAGCGCCTTCGTGAACCGCTCCAGGACATCCGGGTTCTCGGCGGCGAAGTCGGCCGAGGTGAAGTAGGCGCCCACGTCGAGGTTCGGGTCGAAGTCGTAGTAGCTGTAGCTGAGCACGCGCTTGCCGTTGTTGAGCGCGCGGGTCAGGTAGGGCTCGACCAGGAAGGCGGCGTCGACGGTGCCGTCGTCGAGCGCCTTCTCGGCGTCCTGGAAGGCGACCTCTCGCCACTGCACCGTCCAGGAGATGCCGCCGACGGCATCCATGGTCGCTCGCAGCACCGTGTCGTTGGTGTCGAGCAGGCTGTTGCTGCCGACGAAACCGCCCTCGAGGTCGTTGAGACTCTGGACGTCGGAGTCGCCGCTGACGATGAGCGCGCCGAAGTCTGCCTCCGCGTCGCCTGACGATGAGCCCGCGGGGGCGATGAGCTCGAGTTCGGAGCCGGAGACCGAGGCCCGCATGAGGCTGAGCATGTCGCTCACTGCGACGTCGTAGTTGCCTTCGACGGTCGGCTGGATGAGCGCGGCGCTGCCCGATGCGAGCGAACCGATGCGCAGCGACAGACCCTCATCGGCGAAGAAGCCCTCGTCGACGCCCACGAACAGCGGTGCGCTCTCGAGGCTGGGGAGCACCCCGACCGATATGTCGGTGAGACCGGATGCTCCGGCGCCTTCAGAGCCGCACCCGGTGA
Coding sequences within it:
- a CDS encoding ABC transporter substrate-binding protein; this translates as MKKSTVAAFAALSIVGTALTGCGSEGAGASGLTDISVGVLPSLESAPLFVGVDEGFFADEGLSLRIGSLASGSAALIQPTVEGNYDVAVSDMLSLMRASVSGSELELIAPAGSSSGDAEADFGALIVSGDSDVQSLNDLEGGFVGSNSLLDTNDTVLRATMDAVGGISWTVQWREVAFQDAEKALDDGTVDAAFLVEPYLTRALNNGKRVLSYSYYDFDPNLDVGAYFTSADFAAENPDVLERFTKALTKSIEFSNENPTKVRAIVTTYTQTQWNERITAALPTYRTDFNAEAATKLATIAVKYLSLKHIPEFETFLP